Proteins encoded within one genomic window of Aquarana catesbeiana isolate 2022-GZ linkage group LG03, ASM4218655v1, whole genome shotgun sequence:
- the LOC141132486 gene encoding protocadherin gamma-A4-like isoform X44, with amino-acid sequence MHSQPNADWQLTQGQRPGPSGTQQPTEEPGVWPNNQFETERLQAMILASANEAAEGSSGLGGSTGTMGLSARYGPQFTLQHVPDYRQNIYIPGTTSTLTNAAGKRDNKAPSGNKKKSGKKEKK; translated from the exons CACTCTCAGCCTAATGCAGACTGGCAGCTCACTCAGGGCCAAAGACCGGGACCAAGTGG AACACAACAGCCCACAGAAGAACCTGGAGTGTGGCCAAATAACCAGTTTGAAACTGAGAGACTCCAAGCAATGATCCTGGCATCAGCAAATG AAGCCGCTGAAGGAAGCTCTGGTCTCGGAGGATCAACAGGTACAATGGGACTTAGTGCTCGCTATGGACCACAGTTCACTCTACAGCACGTCCCTGACTACAGACAAAACATCTACATTCCAGGAACAACATCAACCCTTACTAACGCTGCTGGAAAACGTGACAACAAAGCACCTTCAGGGAACAAAAAGAAatctggaaaaaaggaaaagaaataa
- the LOC141132486 gene encoding protocadherin gamma-B1-like isoform X42 yields MCWCCISNHSQPNADWQLTQGQRPGPSGTQQPTEEPGVWPNNQFETERLQAMILASANEAAEGSSGLGGSTGTMGLSARYGPQFTLQHVPDYRQNIYIPGTTSTLTNAAGKRDNKAPSGNKKKSGKKEKK; encoded by the exons CACTCTCAGCCTAATGCAGACTGGCAGCTCACTCAGGGCCAAAGACCGGGACCAAGTGG AACACAACAGCCCACAGAAGAACCTGGAGTGTGGCCAAATAACCAGTTTGAAACTGAGAGACTCCAAGCAATGATCCTGGCATCAGCAAATG AAGCCGCTGAAGGAAGCTCTGGTCTCGGAGGATCAACAGGTACAATGGGACTTAGTGCTCGCTATGGACCACAGTTCACTCTACAGCACGTCCCTGACTACAGACAAAACATCTACATTCCAGGAACAACATCAACCCTTACTAACGCTGCTGGAAAACGTGACAACAAAGCACCTTCAGGGAACAAAAAGAAatctggaaaaaaggaaaagaaataa
- the LOC141132486 gene encoding protocadherin gamma-B3-like isoform X43, with protein sequence MLNMDEHSQPNADWQLTQGQRPGPSGTQQPTEEPGVWPNNQFETERLQAMILASANEAAEGSSGLGGSTGTMGLSARYGPQFTLQHVPDYRQNIYIPGTTSTLTNAAGKRDNKAPSGNKKKSGKKEKK encoded by the exons CACTCTCAGCCTAATGCAGACTGGCAGCTCACTCAGGGCCAAAGACCGGGACCAAGTGG AACACAACAGCCCACAGAAGAACCTGGAGTGTGGCCAAATAACCAGTTTGAAACTGAGAGACTCCAAGCAATGATCCTGGCATCAGCAAATG AAGCCGCTGAAGGAAGCTCTGGTCTCGGAGGATCAACAGGTACAATGGGACTTAGTGCTCGCTATGGACCACAGTTCACTCTACAGCACGTCCCTGACTACAGACAAAACATCTACATTCCAGGAACAACATCAACCCTTACTAACGCTGCTGGAAAACGTGACAACAAAGCACCTTCAGGGAACAAAAAGAAatctggaaaaaaggaaaagaaataa